One window of Populus nigra chromosome 5, ddPopNigr1.1, whole genome shotgun sequence genomic DNA carries:
- the LOC133693253 gene encoding metal transporter Nramp7.2-like, producing the protein MAGIQQQQLVKDTLPASWNGSSNRIASVNVEGQPQPWVDDLDLEDPNHQKPGWRNFLSYVGPGFLVSLAYLDPGNLETDLQAGANHRYELLWVILIGLIFALIIQSLAANLGVSTGKHLSELCKTEYPKYVRYCLWLLAEIAVIAADIPEVIGTAFALNILFHIPVWVGVLCTGCSTLLLLGLQKYGVRKLELLIAVLVFVMAACYFGEMSYVKPSATDVLKGMFIPKLSGQGATGDAIALLGALIMPHNLFLHSALVLSRKMPNSVRGINDACRYFLIESGFALFIAFLINLAVISVSGTVCSAQNLSSENADRCGDLTLNSASFLLQNVLGKSSSKIYAIALLASGQSSTITGTYAGQYIMQGFLELKMRKWIRNLVTRCIAIAPSLVVSIIGGSSGAGRLIIIASMILSFELPFALIPLLKFSSSTTKMGPHKNSIYIIVISWILGLGIIGINIYYLSTGFVGWLIDNNLPKVGNVFIAIIVFPLMAIYILAVIYLTFRKDSVGTFLGPNKNDPQQQANMENGLTKSTEGPEMDRVPYREDLADIALPE; encoded by the exons ATGGCAGGCATTCAACAGCAACAACTAGTGAAGGATACATTGCCTGCATCATGGAATGGTTCAAGCAACCGAATAGCTTCTGTTAATGTGGAGGGCCAGCCACAACCTTGGGTTGATGATCTTGACTTGGAAGACCCAAATCATCAG AAACCTGGATGGAGAAACTTCCTATCGTATGTAGGACCTGGTTTCCTTGTTTCATTGGCTTATCTAGACCCTGGCAATT TGGAAACCGATCTGCAAGCAGGAGCTAATCACAGATATGAG CTGCTATGGGTGATACTTATCGGATTGATCTTCGCTCTGATAATCCAGTCACTTGCTGCAAACCTTGGTGTCAGCACCG GAAAGCACCTGTCAGAGCTATGCAAAACGGAGTACCCAAAATATGTCAGGTATTGCCTGTGGTTGCTAGCAGAGATAGCTGTCATAGCTGCCGATATCCCCGAAG TGATTGGGACAGCTTTTGCGCTGAACATATTGTTTCACATCCCAGTATGGGTAGGAGTTCTTTGCACTGGTTGCAGCACCCTCCTACTCCTTGGCCTGCAGAAATATGGA GTGAGGAAGCTGGAACTGTTAATAGCAGTGCTAGTGTTTGTAATGGCAGCATGTTACTTTGGAGAAATGAGCTATGTAAAACCTTCTGCAACTGATGTGCTTAAGGGCATGTTTATACCCAAACTGTCAGGCCAAGGAGCCACTGGCGATGCCATTGCCCTACTCGGTGCCCTTATCATGCC GCACAACCTCTTCCTTCACTCTGCCCTTGTTCTGTCCAGGAAAATGCCAAATTCTGTCCGTGGCATTAAT GATGCCTGTCGTTATTTTTTGATAGAGAGTGGATTCGCACTGTTTATAGCATTTTTAATCAATCTCGCAGTCATCTCCGTATCTGGGACTGTTTGCTCAGCCCAAAATCTATCATCTGAAAATGCAGATCGATGTGGAGATCTCACCCTTAACTCTGCCTCCTTCCTTCTTCAG aATGTGCTGGGAAAATCAAGCTCCAAAATCTATGCAATTGCTTTGTTAGCCTCAGGGCAAAGCTCCACTATCACAGGCACTTATGCAGGACAATACATCATGCAG GGTTTCTTGGAACTTAAGATGAGAAAATGGATTCGGAACCTGGTGACGAGGTGCATTGCCATTGCTCCTAGTCTTGTTGTCTCGATTATTGGTGGATCATCGGGCGCAGGCCGACTAATCATCATTGCATCG ATGATTCTTTCCTTTGAACTACCATTTGCTCTCATCCCACTTCTTAAATTCAGTAGCAGTACCACCAAGATGGGACCACACAAGAACTCAATTTAT ATTATAGTAATCTCATGGATTTTGGGTCTGGGAATTATAGGCATCAATATTTATTATCTCAGCACAGGCTTTGTGGGCTGGCTAATTGACAACAATCTACCAAAAGTTGGGAACGTTTTCATTGCAATTATAGTATTTCCTCTGATGGCAATCTATATCCTAGCAGTAATCTATTTAACTTTCAGAAAAGACTCTGTGGGGACGTTTCTGGGGCCAAATAAGAATGACCCACAACAACAAGCTAACATGGAAAACGGACTAACCAAATCTACCGAGGGACCAGAGATGGATCGAGTACCATATAGAGAGGATTTAGCTGATATCGCTCTGCCAGAATAG